In Apilactobacillus bombintestini, one genomic interval encodes:
- a CDS encoding GNAT family N-acetyltransferase, translating to MDKITCDNQEIEVTDLVDSDFADYYEMLSDPVMAKKTGFEPVEDEKKAKMLFASENDTNKTFGIRLITSGKLIGIINVFPEIGDNFEPDFKNVELGYFMHSSYQQRGYMTAALKAVIHQLTVPEIIEATVDSSNYPSQKVLHKLGFKQVDKYDNDLVFELSTK from the coding sequence GTGGATAAAATAACATGTGATAACCAAGAAATTGAAGTTACAGATTTAGTAGATAGTGATTTTGCCGACTATTATGAAATGCTAAGTGATCCAGTAATGGCTAAAAAGACGGGCTTTGAACCTGTTGAAGATGAAAAAAAGGCTAAAATGTTATTTGCTTCAGAAAATGATACTAATAAAACTTTTGGGATTCGGTTAATAACTAGTGGAAAACTCATTGGTATTATTAACGTTTTTCCGGAAATTGGGGATAACTTCGAACCTGATTTTAAAAATGTGGAATTAGGTTACTTTATGCACAGTAGTTATCAACAACGTGGATATATGACTGCTGCATTAAAAGCAGTTATTCACCAATTAACTGTGCCTGAAATCATTGAAGCTACAGTAGATAGTAGTAATTATCCTTCACAAAAGGTATTACATAAGCTAGGTTTTAAACAGGTGGATAAGTATGATAATGATTTAGTTTTTGAATTATCCACCAAATGA
- a CDS encoding amino acid permease, translating to MSENSNNKVKRGLKTRHVSMIALGGSIGTGLFVASGSVISQAGPGGALVAYLLMGLMVYFLMTSLGEMATNTPVSGSFAVYSSKYVDPALGFAMGWNYWFNWAITVAVDISTAALVMKFWLPNMPSWIFSAITLALILLINALSVKAFGETEFWMSLIKVITIFVFLAVGVLTIFGIMGGHFIGLSNFTYHKAPFVGGIPMILSVFVVAGFSFQGTELVGITAGESDDPSEAVPKAIKDVFWRIILFYILAIIIIGAIIPYTSSDLLGSSATDVAISPFTIVFKRAGLAAAASVMNAVILTSVISSANSGMYASTRMLYSMAHQGYAPKIMGTTNRRGIPVAALVATTVVSLITFITSVEGPQIYLWLVAASGLTGFIAWVGIALSHFRFRRAFIKQGHSLDELKYHATWFPTGPVITLILCILVICGQNISAFANFDWKQIGITYISVPLVLILYIAYKIKKKTHLVPLDKMDVSPSNVNVEDKK from the coding sequence ATGAGTGAGAACTCAAATAACAAGGTAAAGAGAGGCTTAAAGACTAGACATGTCTCCATGATTGCCTTAGGGGGATCAATTGGAACGGGTCTATTCGTTGCATCCGGTTCAGTTATTAGTCAGGCTGGACCTGGTGGTGCCTTAGTTGCTTACCTATTAATGGGCCTTATGGTCTACTTTTTAATGACTAGTTTAGGAGAAATGGCAACCAACACACCAGTTTCTGGTTCATTTGCTGTTTATTCTTCTAAGTACGTAGATCCAGCATTAGGATTTGCGATGGGTTGGAACTATTGGTTTAACTGGGCAATTACCGTGGCTGTGGATATTAGTACTGCAGCGCTAGTTATGAAGTTCTGGCTACCGAATATGCCTAGCTGGATATTTAGTGCGATTACTTTAGCGCTAATCTTATTAATCAATGCATTGTCTGTAAAGGCATTTGGTGAAACTGAATTTTGGATGTCATTGATTAAAGTTATTACTATTTTCGTTTTCTTAGCTGTAGGTGTTTTAACTATTTTTGGAATTATGGGTGGCCATTTTATTGGTTTAAGTAATTTCACTTATCATAAGGCACCTTTCGTAGGTGGTATTCCTATGATTCTATCAGTATTCGTGGTTGCTGGATTCTCATTCCAAGGAACTGAACTGGTAGGAATTACAGCTGGTGAATCCGATGATCCTAGTGAAGCCGTTCCAAAGGCTATCAAGGATGTATTTTGGAGAATCATTTTATTCTATATTTTAGCTATTATTATTATTGGAGCTATTATTCCATATACTAGTTCTGATCTATTAGGTTCTAGTGCTACTGATGTAGCTATTAGTCCATTTACAATTGTATTTAAGCGTGCTGGATTAGCTGCTGCAGCTTCAGTAATGAATGCTGTTATCTTAACTTCAGTTATTTCTTCAGCTAACTCCGGAATGTACGCATCTACTAGAATGTTATATTCTATGGCACATCAAGGTTACGCACCTAAGATTATGGGTACCACCAACCGTCGTGGTATTCCGGTAGCTGCATTAGTTGCTACTACGGTAGTTTCATTAATTACCTTTATTACTAGTGTGGAAGGACCACAAATTTATCTATGGTTAGTGGCCGCTTCTGGTTTAACTGGATTTATTGCTTGGGTAGGAATTGCTCTATCTCACTTCCGTTTCAGAAGAGCGTTCATCAAGCAAGGACATAGTTTGGATGAATTGAAGTATCATGCTACTTGGTTCCCAACTGGTCCGGTAATTACTTTGATTCTATGTATTTTAGTTATTTGTGGACAAAACATTTCTGCATTTGCTAACTTCGATTGGAAGCAAATTGGAATTACCTATATTTCAGTGCCACTAGTATTGATCTTATACATTGCTTATAAGATTAAGAAGAAGACTCATTTAGTTCCATTAGATAAGATGGATGTTTCACCAAGTAACGTAAATGTGGAAGATAAAAAATAA
- a CDS encoding deoxynucleoside kinase → MIVLAGTIGAGKTSLTKLLSKHLHSKGYYESVDDNEILPLFYKDPKKYAFLLQIYFLNTRLNNIEKAHNEKLSVMDRSIYEDSLLFRLNADMKRATSTEADIYDSLLQNMMEEIPGSTDQKNPDLLIHINISFDTMLKRIKKRGRSFEQVDTDPELYNYYRDLNQRYKDWYDKYDYSPKMQIDGDKYDFIENEDDLQKVLELIDKKIAELHLK, encoded by the coding sequence ATGATAGTACTTGCAGGAACAATTGGAGCAGGAAAGACTTCACTAACTAAGCTTTTATCTAAGCACCTACATTCTAAGGGATATTATGAATCAGTAGATGATAACGAAATTCTACCTTTGTTTTATAAAGACCCTAAGAAGTATGCATTTTTATTACAAATCTATTTTTTAAATACTCGTTTGAATAATATAGAAAAAGCTCATAACGAAAAATTAAGTGTTATGGACCGTTCTATATATGAAGATTCTTTATTATTTAGATTAAATGCAGATATGAAACGTGCTACTTCAACTGAAGCAGATATTTATGATTCATTACTTCAAAACATGATGGAAGAAATTCCTGGTTCCACTGATCAAAAGAACCCCGATTTATTAATTCACATTAATATCTCTTTTGATACTATGTTAAAACGTATTAAGAAACGTGGTAGAAGCTTTGAACAAGTGGATACTGATCCAGAATTATATAATTACTATCGTGATTTAAACCAACGCTATAAAGATTGGTATGACAAATATGATTACTCTCCTAAGATGCAAATTGATGGAGATAAGTATGATTTCATCGAAAATGAAGACGACTTACAAAAAGTTTTAGAATTAATTGATAAAAAAATTGCAGAATTACACTTAAAATAG